The following are encoded together in the Vigna angularis cultivar LongXiaoDou No.4 chromosome 9, ASM1680809v1, whole genome shotgun sequence genome:
- the LOC108346547 gene encoding uncharacterized protein LOC108346547 produces MASENSNFVQPTIPRFDGHYDHWAMLMENFLRSKEYWPLIEDGITTYLAGTMLTTAQEKQQEDQKLKDLKVKISLFQAIDRTILETVVQKETSKQIWDSVKLKYQGTTKVKRAQLQALQRDFETLHMNMGESVTDYFSRTMTIANNMRIHGDKLEDVVVIEKILRSMTTKFDYVVCSIEEARDIDNLSIDELQSSLLV; encoded by the coding sequence ATGGCATCTGAAAATAGTAACTTTGTGCAACCAACAATTCCTCGCTTTGATGGTCACTATGATCATTGGGCAATGTTGATGGAGAATTTTTTGCGATCAAAGGAGTATTGGCCACTAATTGAAGATGGTATAACCACTTATCTAGCAGGGACAATGTTGACAACAGCTCAGGAGAAGCAACAAGAGGACCAAAAATTGAAGGATCTGAAGGTGAAAATTTCTTTGTTCCAGGCTATTGATCGTACGATCTTGGAGACCGTTGTTCAAAAGGAAACCAGCAAGCAAATCTGGGACTCAGTGAAACTTAAGTATCAAGGGACAACAAAAGTGAAGCGTGCACAGCTTCAAGCCCTTCAAAGAGATTTTGAAACTCTACATATGAATATGGGAGAGTCTGTCACTGATTATTTCTCAAGGACGATGACAATTGCAAACAATATGCGAATCCATGGTGACAAACTAGAAGATGTTGTTGTTATTGAAAAAATTCTTCGATCGATGACTACAAAATTTGATTACGTAGTTTGTTCAATCGAGGAAGCACGTGACATTGATAACCTTTCCATTGATGAGCTGCAAAGCTCGTTGTTGGTTTGA